TGCACAACCTATAATttcataaagacacacacacacacacacacacacacacatgggtggCACACAGGCTTACACATCCATTTGGATTCACACAACAGGCCGCATAGGATCCAACTAGGAAAACATGTTTATTCAAATTCACCAGTGCAGTCAAATGACAAACGTAAATTTTTACACATCAACAGAAACGGACAAACATGGAGCAGTACTGCATTACACAAGTCAAGGTCGGCTAAGGTCGTAACACCTCCTGACACTGGAACAAACAAAACTGTTTTCGGAACAATCAGCTTGAGAGCGTTCGCGCAATCCTACGTGAGATTTCGTACGCGCTcatattattattcttattatttgcCAAGCAGAAAAGTGACATAAAAAAAGGTCCTCTGACCAACAGAAATCACTCCTTGTAgtcttttgtgtgtgaagttgtTATGATacactgccccctgctggtcagGAGGCAGTTGTACAGCAGCTGATTGAGCAGTAGGGAGAAATCACACTGATACAGGATCAGTTTTCCAAATCCCTCTAAAGGCTGCAGTACTAAGTCTGCTATTTCTCTCAAGACTAATCTTGAGTCCAAGTTCTTGCGCTCAAGCATCTTTTGATTTGGTTTTGCCTCGATTTCAGACCCTGCCAGGtggcaatttattacattttgtcgcATCAAGTCAACACATTAAATCTACAAAGCTATAACAACTTAGCCATTGCTTTTTTCCATCCAGTGTATTAGGCTGTCATATAAACAAGCAAGATTGGAGTGCAATCATTTGCCAACTGAACGCTGTGGTCGTGAAAAAGATTTTGACTCAGACCAGGCTAGACCTGGTCTGTTTCTTGCACCTTGGACCACAGACCTGGTTCAAAACTTTCGGGACTTAGGGATTTAGGGACTTGAAGCTGATCCTGTGTCAGTGCTACAGACGTATGTTACATTTATTCTAAATCGAGCGTGCATTTGTGTCTAAATGTAACATGTTAGAGTTTGCATGTATCCAATGCCGTGTTCCTCCTTCATAGTTGCTAGGCAGAAAAAGTCTACGCATGAAAACTGACAAACGTATGGAAGATGAAGTTACCCAGAATATGGAAGACACAACAGAAAATTGGATAATCTAGAAATAAGGACTTtacatatttatgtatttgtgtgtgtgtgtgagaaagagagagagagagagcaatatcTACAATACACTGTATAGAAACGTCCAATCAATTCAGCAGATATGAGCACATGACCACTGTGTACGAGTCCGGTGTGATAATACAATCCTACACAAttcttttgtgtatgtgtatgtgtgtgcgcgtgagtgtgtgtgtgtgcgtgtgtgtgttgaaacagCCAGTACGTTGTAGTGTTTAGGACTCTTCTCCATTGGCGCTATCAccatcatcctctccctcctcctgctctccttcctcttcctcatcttcatctctccctctgcttttcatctgcagagaaagaaacaggaaCGTGACAAATGACATCAACTTGGaacatatttaatttaatttaatgggACTTTATTTATCCTACATGATGCGACTGAATGGGGACAATGCATTAAAATCAGTACAACATTTACATATCAGAACATTATCATGTTAAAAAGAACAGGAAAAGACAGGATTGGACATtataaaaacatgcaaaactgttaaaaaatacttaaaactGCAGAGTGCActatgattaaaaaaagagaCTTAATTCATATAACCCCTGCCTTTCTCACCATCTTCAATCTCAATTTTTCAATCCTTGCTCAATAAAGTttgttctttcttcctcctcatcctgtaACCTCTTTCattctgcctccctccctctcttcatcccttcctcacctcctcctcctcctccagcagatcTCCCTCCTCCTCGGAGTCGTTGAGctcctggctctctctctctctgtcccttttcaGGCTGTCCTCCTTCttgctggaggtggaggagtggaggggcgACACCTCGCCGGGCTCCGGCTTGGAGCTCTTCATATCTGGacggacggagggagagagaaagtgggacagagagagagagagagagagagatgggtgacATGAATTGGAGGATTGGGGGTGATGAGGTAGAGTAACAAGGgtcgttagatcttctcctctctcgtctctttggtttcctttggtataaagcatcacagaccgcattacctctcgctgccatttggagccgccaacgtgccaaaagttgcctagtgcagctttaacaggtGGTTTCATccgagcaatctgattggtcaaagacaaGTTTTAACTGTTCTGATTTCTCATTTCCATAAAGCAAgctaactcttgtggtaacAAGATTGGTTGTGATTTTGCATTTTCTCTACACCGGATGAAATATCTAAGACTTCAAACCGGATGTCATATCACTGTTTGTAAAGTTTGCTCTCCACTAACGTGCCTCCTTGGCTTCCCTCTGTCTAGCCTACCGGACTTCTTGCTGTGATCCTTCTCCATGCGCTCCAGGCTCTCCAGCAGGTAGTCCACCTTGTGTTTGATCTGGGTGAGCTCTCTCTTGATGGTCTGCAGATCATCTACCTTcactgtggagagaggaggggaagcaACTATTCAGTGGATGACTTTATCCAAGTGCAGAGAGAgtatttagtagtagtatttagtATTTAGACATATTTATGTGCAAAGGTGTGGCTTGAACATgaaagagcagtgtgtgtgtgcgtgtgtgtgtgtgtgtgtgtgtgtatattaaaCTACTTTCAAATAGTTTCTTGTGATTGTCTAAACGTTCTGGCATTCATTCTATGGTTCTGTGGCCACTCATTTGGTATTCAAATAGGTCAATTCTCTTTTTGGTTTGtgggttttggtgtgtgtgtgtgtgtgtgtgtgtgtgtgtgtgtgccgcctACTGGTGCGGGAGGTCCTCTGGCTGCtcttggaggaggagaagctggtCTTGGTTCGTCGGCTCCCACCTCCGCTCAGACTGACCCGCGGACGCTTGGAGGGGATGACGGCACGGGACAGGGGCGGCGGGGGAGGGGGCACCCGGGACTGGTACGAGTACATcctaataaacaataataataataataataataataaaatacatttatagagcttttcaaaacaaagttacaaagtgcttcagaaaaggaagcagagaaggaaaacaataaaagcaacaaAACCTTAAACCagcagaaataaaataaacagataatACAATGACAATAAATTAGAAAATGATAGCGATCAATCTAAACACAAGTACAAGTttataaaagtatgtttttggGAGTAATTTAAAGGAAGGCATACAGGACCTTAAAGAGATAAAATTGCCAAGACAGACATGAGTAGTAACCTTGTATTATTAGAAAGgtaaaaacacttttacagcaAAACTGTTATtctattacaaaaaaaatttaaatttgcaCAAAATCTGGAGATTTTTCGGTACATTCAtcaacacattcattcattcattttttcattcaatCTTTATTTAAATGGCACAGCACTGAGAACAAACTGTCATTTATAGGTGTAAAAAATCAAGTACATTGATATATGAGTATCataaaaaacatgcaagaaCATTCTGGACAATACAGAGTTCAGCAACAACAGACAATAGGGACATTGctagaaaacacaaacatttattcTGACAATAGGCATGAACggttgatttaaaaatgatagAGAATGGGCAGCTTACCTATCGTAGTAATCTCTTTGAAAGTCATAGTCCAGATCAAAAGAGGAACTGTGGAGAGAGTGGAAACGGGGTAGAAAGATTAACTACAGCAGAATGCGCTTACCTTTTGACATGACGTAACAGAGTTTGATTTTGTGCTCCCAAATTAACCGTTTCCCAACCTGTCAGCATGCTGCAGTACTGAAGAGGATGAAattgtgaagtgtgtgtgtgtgtgtgtgtgtagtcatggTGAGCGTATGCAGTGTGCGGCACACACCTGTACATGTCTCCCGCAGAACGCTTCACCGTCTTCGATCTGTGAGGCTTCGGCTCGCCTGCCAGGTTGATGTCTGAGGGAAGGAAAGCATCGAgtcaaggaaggaaggaaggaaggatgagtTAAAAAGCCAAGGTGCCAGGAATGGGAGAATGGGGGAGAAAAAGGTGTTATGGACAGAATGTGCGAAATTCCAATTAACACCTATTATCACTGCTTCCCCTCCACCTGATGGTAAGTTACTTCGAAAGACAACCGAAGGCCTCGCCCCTGCCAGATGGCATTTGCAAATATTTCTTGGCATTTACcctaacctgcttggagtagcAGACGGGTCAAGTTTTCCAGAAAGTTTAGAACCTAAGCGGctgcttctttcttttgtttgttttcaggtgAGAGGTTCCCATAAGCctcttgggttttttttttttttatctcacctgcacttcacatccctccatcttccttttTTAATCACTTCACTTCTATGTTTTAGCACTAAACTATCTGAAAGTCAAGCCATTTGAAAAGTACAATTCCCTGTGACTGGAAATCTTATCTGACACTATCTGGATGAGTCGTGATGAGATAAATCCCACCCATCTGCTGCTTCAAGCAcgttaaaacaaacagaattatTTGAGCACAGTTACACCCAGCCTGATCCTCCTCTGTCTTGGTTGGCTCGTCCTACAGTTATCCTATCTCCATTCTTcaccacacactgcaaaaatgccTTAATacatttagtcatttagtctagcACTGAGTTTTCcttaaaatatgtgaaaaaaaacgGTCAGTCTGGTAagaaatttcacttgtttccaatgcagttttacCAATTTCAAAGAACTTTCTTGGAACAAGTCACAATTCTCTAAACCAGTATCAAGACTGTCAACTAATTCACTAGCCTGATGTGAGATTGCCTCCTTGTTAGccgttgattttccccgaaccaatcattAGTGTCTGACGTATCCGTctgctctgacgttattttcagtgacactgatgctggcCGTATTTACCAATGTTACCAAGAATATTGGTCatttttgtcaatttttttGACACTTTGCAAAGACTGTTGAAGaatgttggttaagggggtgatttcaacaaatattattcagCCGAAATGCCAAATAAAAACCATTGCACAAACGTTTCAAACTTTAGTCTCGtgcacaaaggcgctgattggctcgattgtttctccgagcgagaacaagccgttgactagagcaacaccagactctctgaatcgctcgacaaaatctgaaaagtgagCGGGATGCGATTCaagagtctggaaccaggctactaattcaagaaaattcttgaaacaagttgatttgcattggaaacaagtgaactgGAAGATTGTTCTTcaattattttaagaaaaataagattttaagagtcAATACTAGACTCAATGACTTCGCAGAGCAGCTCCACCACTGGGATtcctcattacacacacacacacaccacacctgCTGAACCCCTCgcttctccctcctcacctagCACCTGTCCCACGATCATGCGGCCGTCCTCCCCGGCCACGGCGGCCCGGGCGTTCCTCTCGTTGGAGTACTGGACGAAGGCGAAGCCCTTGTGCACGGAGCAGCCCACGATCTTGCCGTACTTGGAGAAGATGGCCTCCACGTCGGCCTTGGTGACCAGCAGCGTGTTGAGGTTGCCGATGAAGACGCGGGAGTTGAGGGAGCGGGGGTCCGTCTTGTTGGTCACATTGCTGGCCATCAGGCTGGCGGCGGTGGACGACCaactggaggaggggaggggagggggggatggagagaggtagaCATGGAATAGGGGAAAGGGGAAATAGTGAAGACGATGGAGAGGGACAGGGGTgagcaacagagaaacagagtgaaaggaggggaaaaaatatgAGATGGAGGATTAGtatgggggggagagaggagagacaataTGAGCGGGGAAGCAGTAAGCGGTGGAAAGAAGAGGTGTGAGACCAgaagtgggaggagggggagagaggagagagacagaggatgagTGGATGGACGTGTAGAGCGTCTTTTGGACTGTATGGAtctggggaaacactgcaccTGCTTTATCAGACTGACTGAGCTTTGCGACTTGAATTGTGCAAAATACTCCTCATACTCTCATTTTCTAGTGTTAATATACGGCAAACACCTGCACTCTTCCTTAAatatacataaaacataaatgaGTGTTGTGTTCACTGTCAATCACGTAAATATTCAAGGTCTGACTCCTACTTTCTACCTCCTACTGTGCAGTTTAGAGAGCAGAAAAGGGGGGTAGCTTCCTATATTTTACACACTAGCTGTGTGTTTGCACTTCCATCCATTGAGGGAAGTTAGACAGGAGCCTCTACATGTATCAGACAGCATAATATACAGTGTGATTGGGGTTTTGAAGCAGCCAGAACTCACTCCATTTTGTCTGTACTCTGGTCGGTGTGGaggtctgcctgcctgtctgtctctgttggaGAGAAGAGCGtcgttattggtccctgatccctgatggggggaggggggaggggggagggggggcctcagtggggcggggggggtgacTATGGGAGATGGAGTCAGTG
This region of Centroberyx gerrardi isolate f3 chromosome 23, fCenGer3.hap1.cur.20231027, whole genome shotgun sequence genomic DNA includes:
- the hnrnpcb gene encoding heterogeneous nuclear ribonucleoproteins C1/C2, translated to MDWSSTAASLMASNVTNKTDPRSLNSRVFIGNLNTLLVTKADVEAIFSKYGKIVGCSVHKGFAFVQYSNERNARAAVAGEDGRMIVGQVLDINLAGEPKPHRSKTVKRSAGDMYSSSFDLDYDFQRDYYDRMYSYQSRVPPPPPPLSRAVIPSKRPRVSLSGGGSRRTKTSFSSSKSSQRTSRTMKVDDLQTIKRELTQIKHKVDYLLESLERMEKDHSKKSDMKSSKPEPGEVSPLHSSTSSKKEDSLKRDRERESQELNDSEEEGDLLEEEEEMKSRGRDEDEEEEGEQEEGEDDGDSANGEES